One Deltaproteobacteria bacterium DNA window includes the following coding sequences:
- a CDS encoding hemerythrin domain-containing protein codes for MAKRHPALIPLSHDHHHGLALALRCRKHALGQLNPGDPAAMEACAAQASRFFSENLQPHFEAEETVLFPLMAAHEESRGLVARLQGDHRKFREMVARLSDAKEMRKFLFDFGDLLEQHIRSEERQLFAAFEMYIPEADAERAGLEIKRVLGRNQPSGSDAKPDTP; via the coding sequence ATGGCCAAACGACACCCCGCACTGATACCGCTTTCCCACGACCATCATCACGGCCTGGCGCTGGCGCTGCGTTGCCGCAAGCACGCCCTCGGCCAGCTCAACCCGGGCGACCCCGCGGCCATGGAGGCATGCGCCGCACAGGCATCGCGCTTCTTCAGCGAGAACCTGCAACCTCATTTCGAGGCCGAAGAGACGGTGCTGTTTCCGCTGATGGCCGCCCATGAAGAATCCCGGGGGTTGGTGGCCCGGCTCCAAGGCGATCACCGGAAGTTCCGCGAGATGGTTGCCCGGTTGAGCGACGCGAAGGAGATGCGGAAGTTTCTCTTCGACTTCGGCGACCTGCTGGAGCAGCACATCCGCAGCGAGGAGCGCCAGCTCTTTGCCGCCTTCGAGATGTACATACCGGAGGCGGACGCCGAACGCGCCGGCCTGGAGATCAAGCGCGTGCTGGGGCGGAATCAGCCCTCCGGCTCCGATGCGAAACCCGACACGCCATGA
- a CDS encoding DedA family protein, translating to MTHSTAGTDSRTLNRLYDWTIRSAATRRAVWALAGVCFLQSLFLPVPPDLLLIPMVLARRARAWTFAGISTLSSTAGGLAGYAIGYFLFEAVGEPLLALWGYAGKLEAFETYRREWGAWIVVAGALTPLPYKLVAVACGAARLDLGVFVLASLLSRGFRFYVEATLLWYFGPPVRTLIERHLSAATVIGLVLAIVVFLLFRMSS from the coding sequence ATGACCCACTCGACCGCGGGGACGGACTCCCGCACGCTCAACCGACTCTACGACTGGACCATCCGTAGCGCAGCAACGCGGCGCGCCGTCTGGGCGCTGGCCGGCGTGTGCTTTCTCCAGAGTCTCTTTCTCCCGGTTCCGCCGGATCTCCTTCTCATCCCCATGGTGCTGGCCCGGCGCGCCAGGGCCTGGACCTTCGCCGGCATCTCCACCCTGTCGTCGACGGCCGGCGGCCTCGCCGGATACGCCATCGGCTATTTCCTTTTCGAGGCCGTGGGTGAGCCTCTGCTTGCTCTGTGGGGGTATGCGGGAAAGCTTGAGGCATTCGAGACGTACCGGCGCGAATGGGGCGCATGGATCGTCGTCGCCGGCGCCCTGACCCCGCTCCCCTACAAGCTGGTGGCCGTCGCGTGCGGTGCCGCCCGCCTTGACCTGGGCGTTTTCGTCCTGGCCTCGTTGCTATCCCGCGGCTTCCGCTTCTACGTCGAGGCCACGCTCCTCTGGTACTTCGGTCCCCCGGTCCGCACACTCATCGAACGCCACCTGAGCGCGGCCACGGTGATCGGTTTGGTGCTTGCGATTGTCGTGTTTCTATTGTTCCGCATGTCCTCGTAG
- a CDS encoding OsmC family protein: MADDMIVKREVVMEADAEMLGRQQKRGEARGFTVMCDEGGHIGGDNTAPPPMAYFALSVGFULLTQLSRYGEMMKVKIDKARVHVTARFRNEGSVLRETVQAEGVGVETKLDVESDEPPERVAAVIRNSEQGCYIMQTVKNPTPVETRVTLNGADFDTSRK, translated from the coding sequence ATGGCGGACGACATGATCGTCAAACGCGAAGTGGTGATGGAGGCCGACGCCGAGATGCTGGGGCGGCAGCAGAAGCGTGGCGAGGCGCGCGGTTTCACGGTGATGTGCGACGAGGGCGGGCACATCGGTGGCGACAACACGGCGCCGCCGCCCATGGCGTATTTCGCGCTGTCCGTCGGATTCTGACTGCTCACCCAGCTTTCCCGGTACGGGGAAATGATGAAGGTGAAGATCGACAAGGCGCGCGTGCACGTGACCGCGCGCTTCAGGAACGAGGGCTCGGTGTTGCGGGAGACGGTGCAGGCCGAGGGCGTCGGCGTCGAGACGAAGCTCGACGTGGAGTCCGACGAGCCTCCGGAACGCGTCGCCGCGGTGATCCGCAACTCGGAGCAAGGCTGCTACATCATGCAGACGGTCAAGAATCCGACGCCGGTGGAAACACGGGTGACGCTCAACGGAGCGGATTTCGACACGAGCAGGAAGTAG